The following proteins are co-located in the Deltaproteobacteria bacterium genome:
- a CDS encoding DUF1329 domain-containing protein: MYIRLRQLALHAFTVAFLLAGSSRADVAPGDVVTKDNVDKVKELISPGLEWCVRHGMQMKIVPYKKIEWNREFREATEKYSSQVKLAADGRSLEGHVAGLPFPKLDANDPQLALKIMWNYEYKPYVTDDEDLRNFDADTGPVGDGPMQVERHFLLDHLRLLLYNGRLIVDPKPTRPNPDQVRGKSSLHPILEPFDLKGVGSTSIRYLNADRQDDTWLYLPTLRRVRRLSSAQRSDALFGQDTDVDSYGGYAGQIPWFDWKYLGEKEVLGSYHSENFPVKYCEGGGDFIFCDTWEKRKVWVVEGVSKLPQYAYGKRVLFIDQETYLIAFSDIYDRTGNLWKVWVNQWSFKKRATGSYGAEYADEMPFQPSITMVDMQLSHATRAALPSNKFPGEEGWYFNQGDKSGLTEEFFTIAHLIESGH, translated from the coding sequence ATGTATATTCGTTTGAGGCAGCTGGCGCTGCACGCGTTTACCGTGGCCTTTCTGCTCGCCGGCAGCAGCCGAGCCGACGTCGCCCCCGGCGACGTGGTCACTAAAGATAACGTCGACAAGGTGAAGGAGTTGATCTCGCCGGGCCTTGAGTGGTGCGTGCGCCACGGCATGCAGATGAAGATCGTGCCCTACAAGAAGATCGAATGGAACCGCGAGTTCCGCGAGGCCACCGAGAAGTACTCCAGCCAGGTGAAGCTGGCGGCCGATGGCCGTTCCCTGGAAGGCCACGTTGCCGGGCTGCCCTTCCCTAAGCTCGATGCCAATGATCCGCAGCTCGCGCTCAAGATCATGTGGAACTACGAGTACAAGCCCTACGTGACCGACGACGAGGACCTGCGCAATTTCGACGCCGATACCGGCCCGGTCGGCGACGGGCCGATGCAGGTCGAACGCCACTTCCTGCTCGACCACCTGCGTCTGTTGCTTTACAACGGCCGCCTGATCGTCGACCCGAAGCCTACCCGGCCGAACCCAGACCAGGTGCGGGGCAAGAGTTCGCTGCACCCGATTCTCGAGCCGTTCGACCTCAAAGGCGTCGGTTCAACCAGCATTCGCTACCTCAATGCGGACCGTCAGGACGACACCTGGCTGTACTTACCCACGCTGCGCCGGGTGCGCCGTTTGTCGAGCGCGCAGCGCTCCGATGCGCTCTTCGGCCAGGATACGGACGTGGACAGCTACGGTGGCTATGCCGGCCAGATTCCCTGGTTCGACTGGAAGTACCTGGGCGAGAAAGAAGTGCTGGGCTCGTATCACTCCGAGAACTTCCCGGTGAAGTACTGTGAGGGCGGGGGCGACTTCATCTTTTGCGACACTTGGGAGAAGCGCAAGGTGTGGGTAGTCGAGGGCGTCTCCAAGTTGCCGCAGTACGCTTACGGCAAGCGCGTGCTGTTCATCGATCAGGAAACCTACCTCATCGCGTTTAGCGACATCTATGATCGTACCGGCAACTTATGGAAAGTGTGGGTGAACCAGTGGAGCTTCAAAAAGCGCGCAACCGGATCGTACGGCGCCGAGTATGCGGACGAGATGCCTTTCCAGCCCAGCATCACCATGGTCGATATGCAGCTGAGCCACGCCACCCGCGCGGCACTGCCGAGTAACAAGTTCCCCGGAGAAGAGGGCTGGTACTTCAACCAAGGCGACAAGAGCGGGCTGACCGAGGAGTTCTTCACCATCGCGCATCTGATCGAGTCCGGCCACTGA
- a CDS encoding OmpA family protein, whose amino-acid sequence MRRHFWVLILLAALQAGCSSLQRPSWNKPIGKGTYIPAAICALVGGGTGAYIQELRPGHSTYTDNQGTTLRAEDDPEHWKGALVGAAAGAILCGLAGHVFLDPAQQEVPPPPPPPPPAVEAPPPGPPVVRRRIVLRGVTFDFNKSEIRDESRPVLDEASDTLRANRDVRVVVEGHTDGVGSDEYNEALSVRRAEAVYRYLVNGGIPPERLSVVGQGKSRPVADNESEAGRAQNRRVELRVEQ is encoded by the coding sequence ATGCGACGGCATTTCTGGGTATTGATTCTGCTCGCGGCATTGCAAGCCGGCTGTAGCAGCTTGCAGCGGCCGTCCTGGAACAAGCCTATTGGCAAGGGGACCTACATCCCGGCAGCGATTTGCGCCCTCGTCGGTGGCGGCACCGGGGCCTACATCCAAGAGCTTCGTCCGGGTCACTCGACGTACACCGACAACCAAGGCACCACCCTGCGTGCTGAGGATGACCCCGAACACTGGAAGGGAGCGCTGGTTGGTGCCGCGGCCGGGGCGATTTTGTGCGGGCTAGCTGGGCACGTATTCCTCGACCCGGCGCAGCAGGAAGTGCCGCCGCCGCCGCCACCGCCACCACCCGCAGTCGAGGCGCCGCCACCCGGACCACCGGTAGTCAGGCGCCGGATCGTGCTGCGTGGGGTCACCTTCGATTTCAACAAGAGCGAGATTCGCGACGAATCGCGACCGGTTCTGGACGAGGCCAGCGACACTTTGCGGGCCAACCGGGACGTGCGGGTGGTGGTCGAGGGCCACACCGATGGCGTCGGCAGCGACGAGTATAACGAGGCGCTCTCGGTGCGCCGTGCTGAGGCCGTCTACCGCTACCTGGTGAACGGTGGCATTCCGCCCGAACGTCTCAGCGTCGTTGGCCAGGGCAAGTCCCGCCCGGTTGCCGACAACGAGAGTGAAGCGGGCCGGGCGCAGAACCGGCGGGTGGAGCTACGGGTCGAACAGTAG
- a CDS encoding PAS domain S-box protein: MSGSTTAGLASFDEQRHQHLVERAPGALLAAAALVAFYNALAVAVKPERLAQVGPFFLLEVILPLVGAWLLRWRALARWAEPVLLVVAVAYTTVATAELSQPSTDAAGLGLALAMTLTGMAIVLPWSPGWQAAAAAYAVVAYPVALASTNSSISADESVAPVVAALLSIVGAAVLDGHRRAFYQREEALAESEEKYRSLTEGTIAGVFVYQDAAMRFLNDAYARMLRYSRAELIGHSTAGLYHPEDESQLRPALADLLAGTRTSFSSLVRACRRDGELVYGRLSMTRMRYQGRPAVLGVIIDVTGEVRQQREAERLAAAVRASETSYRELFESSIDIIIETDAQGHFTDANPAALALTGYGAGDLQRQMHLGQVVAPESMPAVMRLREELLAGQPGQQPHIITIVTADGRRRAIEVESRVIRRPGQSPVFQSIGRDVTERERLQAQTQQMVAFQRALTAVAPTLYGPHELDEQFALITRVGRELFAVSAVYLWFREGDYLVGRGASGPMAHPVLGRRFLFSGPFAITTQALRERRPVYVNRLGESQWRDHPMARLGAQACLSIPLLTDGEPLGALVLIDRDNPERFSEQSTEWGQIFANQAALAIENARLRDSERAEARATAAVLGFAQELHARLGDPNLRPVLAEAAARMLECEVAAIFTARPDSGNFRVAHIHGVSDEYRAGLDGLDFDPLALASFAQQTLQFSAATPPSPLATSLMERAGLAYVLSVPLWREQSLLAVLAFGRRRDQAFSTEQLRLAEAIAYHAATALENARLFDALQAANRLKSDFVATMSHELRSPLNVIMGYVDLLRDAQFGPVSAGQLDMLDRVSQQSRQLLELINATLDLSRLERGEVSVARDEFALGELFAELEAEITPRLRTGGPRVCWAEVDCQPRLHTDRGKLKLIIRNLVDNAVKFTEHGQVSVSAHEIAGGIEICVSDTGRGIPADAMPLIFDMFRQVDASDSRAHGGVGLGLYIVRRLTALLGGRVDVDSEVGVGSTFRVTLPYRAEERSSLGGQPRAQFA; this comes from the coding sequence ATGTCAGGTTCCACGACCGCGGGCCTCGCTTCCTTCGACGAACAGCGCCACCAGCACTTGGTCGAGCGCGCCCCCGGGGCGTTGCTGGCGGCGGCCGCGTTGGTGGCGTTCTACAACGCGCTGGCGGTGGCGGTGAAGCCCGAGCGTCTCGCCCAGGTGGGGCCGTTCTTTCTCCTCGAGGTCATCTTACCGCTGGTGGGCGCGTGGCTGCTGCGGTGGCGCGCGCTGGCGCGCTGGGCCGAGCCCGTGCTTCTGGTGGTGGCGGTGGCCTACACCACGGTGGCCACGGCGGAATTGAGCCAGCCCTCCACTGACGCCGCGGGGCTGGGGCTGGCCCTGGCGATGACACTGACCGGCATGGCCATCGTGTTGCCCTGGTCACCCGGCTGGCAAGCCGCCGCCGCCGCGTACGCGGTTGTCGCCTACCCGGTGGCCCTGGCCAGCACCAACTCGAGCATTAGTGCTGACGAGTCAGTCGCACCGGTGGTGGCGGCGCTGTTGTCCATCGTTGGGGCCGCGGTCTTGGACGGGCACCGCCGGGCGTTCTACCAACGTGAGGAGGCACTGGCGGAGTCGGAAGAGAAGTACCGCTCGTTGACCGAGGGCACGATCGCCGGGGTCTTCGTTTACCAAGACGCGGCCATGCGCTTCCTCAACGACGCTTACGCTCGCATGCTACGCTACAGCCGCGCTGAACTGATCGGCCATTCGACCGCGGGGCTCTACCACCCCGAGGACGAGAGCCAACTCCGGCCGGCGCTGGCGGACTTGCTCGCCGGCACTCGAACGTCGTTCAGCTCGCTGGTGCGCGCCTGCCGCCGCGACGGTGAGCTGGTGTACGGGCGCCTCAGCATGACCCGGATGCGCTACCAAGGGCGGCCCGCGGTTCTCGGCGTGATCATCGACGTCACCGGCGAGGTGCGACAGCAGCGCGAGGCCGAGCGGCTGGCGGCGGCGGTGCGGGCGTCCGAGACCAGCTATCGTGAGTTGTTCGAGAGTTCGATCGACATCATCATCGAGACCGACGCGCAGGGTCATTTCACCGACGCCAACCCGGCGGCGCTGGCGCTGACCGGGTATGGCGCCGGCGACTTGCAGCGGCAGATGCACTTGGGGCAAGTGGTTGCGCCCGAAAGCATGCCGGCGGTGATGCGCTTGCGCGAGGAGTTGCTCGCCGGCCAGCCGGGCCAGCAGCCCCATATCATTACAATCGTCACGGCCGACGGCCGCCGGCGCGCCATCGAGGTGGAGTCTCGAGTGATTCGCCGGCCGGGGCAATCCCCGGTGTTCCAGAGCATCGGCCGCGACGTCACCGAACGGGAGCGGTTGCAGGCGCAGACGCAGCAGATGGTCGCCTTCCAGCGGGCGCTAACGGCAGTGGCGCCGACGCTCTACGGTCCGCACGAACTCGACGAGCAGTTCGCGCTCATCACCCGGGTCGGCCGCGAGTTGTTCGCGGTAAGCGCCGTCTACCTGTGGTTTCGCGAGGGCGATTACTTGGTCGGGCGTGGGGCCAGCGGGCCGATGGCCCACCCCGTGCTCGGGCGGCGTTTTCTCTTCTCCGGGCCCTTCGCCATTACGACCCAGGCTCTACGCGAGCGGCGCCCGGTATACGTCAATCGTCTGGGCGAGTCGCAGTGGCGAGACCACCCGATGGCACGCTTGGGCGCCCAGGCCTGTTTGTCGATCCCGCTCCTCACAGACGGTGAGCCGCTGGGGGCGTTGGTGTTGATCGATCGCGACAACCCGGAGCGGTTCAGCGAGCAATCGACCGAGTGGGGACAGATCTTCGCCAACCAGGCGGCGCTGGCCATCGAGAATGCTCGGCTGCGAGACAGCGAGCGCGCCGAGGCCCGCGCCACCGCGGCGGTCTTGGGGTTCGCCCAAGAGCTGCACGCCCGCTTGGGTGATCCGAACTTGCGCCCGGTGTTGGCCGAGGCGGCCGCGCGCATGCTGGAGTGCGAGGTCGCGGCCATCTTCACCGCCCGGCCGGATTCGGGCAACTTCCGGGTGGCCCATATTCATGGCGTCTCCGACGAATACCGCGCCGGGTTGGACGGCTTGGATTTCGACCCGCTGGCGCTGGCGAGCTTCGCGCAACAGACACTGCAATTCAGCGCCGCCACACCGCCGAGCCCGCTGGCCACCTCGCTGATGGAGCGCGCTGGGCTGGCGTACGTGCTCAGCGTCCCGTTGTGGCGCGAGCAGTCACTGCTCGCCGTGCTCGCCTTCGGGCGCCGGCGCGACCAAGCGTTCTCGACCGAGCAGCTGCGACTGGCCGAAGCGATTGCGTATCACGCCGCGACCGCGCTCGAAAACGCGCGGCTGTTCGACGCGCTCCAAGCCGCCAACCGGCTGAAGTCGGACTTCGTCGCCACCATGTCGCACGAGTTGCGCTCGCCCCTCAATGTGATCATGGGCTACGTTGACCTCTTGCGCGACGCGCAGTTCGGCCCGGTTAGCGCCGGCCAGCTCGATATGCTCGATCGCGTCTCGCAGCAGTCACGCCAGTTGCTCGAGCTGATCAACGCCACCCTCGACCTCAGCCGCCTGGAGCGGGGCGAGGTCAGCGTGGCGCGCGACGAGTTCGCGCTGGGCGAACTGTTCGCCGAGCTGGAAGCTGAGATCACGCCGCGGCTACGGACCGGCGGCCCGCGCGTTTGCTGGGCTGAGGTCGACTGCCAGCCGCGGCTGCACACCGATCGCGGCAAACTCAAGCTCATCATCCGCAACCTGGTGGACAACGCCGTCAAGTTCACCGAGCACGGGCAGGTGAGCGTCTCGGCCCATGAGATTGCCGGCGGCATCGAGATCTGCGTTTCGGACACCGGCCGCGGTATTCCGGCCGATGCCATGCCGCTGATCTTCGACATGTTCCGGCAGGTTGATGCCAGTGACAGCCGCGCCCACGGCGGCGTCGGGCTCGGGCTGTACATCGTCCGGCGCTTGACGGCCTTGCTCGGCGGCCGGGTGGACGTAGACAGTGAAGTCGGTGTCGGATCGACCTTCCGGGTCACCCTGCCCTACCGGGCCGAGGAGCGATCTTCGCTGGGCGGGCAACCGCGGGCACAATTTGCTTGA
- a CDS encoding thiolase family protein has product MRLNAIVAGVGMTRFMKYPDKGLKELGTAAAQAAVADAGLSFSDLEAVYAGNCAAGLVTGQESVRGQVILNTIGVGKIPIINVENACASASTALFQASAMVSAGLYDIVLALGVEKLTHPDKLKSFAAFAGAMDVDELNEMIESLMKGAAEGGGGAGQNRSMFMDVYAMAARAHMERYGTTKRQFAAVAAKNSFHGSLNPNAQFREALTIEEVLNDRLIVEPLTRSMCSPIGDGAAAAVVVSERKAKQLGISKPVRVKTMVMHSGWNHAENEPDTVELCAREAYEEAGVAPGELSVIEVHDASAPAEIIAYEQLGLCPKGDGGKLVESGATKLGGRQPVNTSGGLLRKGHPVGATGLAQIVELTLQLQGRAGQRQVDGARIGLAQNGGGKKGNDAAAMLVTILQA; this is encoded by the coding sequence ATGCGTCTGAACGCGATCGTAGCCGGGGTCGGCATGACCCGCTTCATGAAGTATCCGGACAAGGGCCTGAAGGAGCTGGGAACGGCTGCGGCGCAAGCGGCGGTTGCCGATGCCGGGCTGAGCTTCTCCGACCTCGAGGCGGTATACGCCGGCAACTGCGCCGCCGGCCTGGTCACCGGCCAGGAGTCGGTGCGTGGCCAAGTGATCTTGAACACCATCGGTGTCGGCAAGATCCCCATCATCAACGTCGAGAACGCCTGCGCCAGTGCCTCGACCGCCTTGTTCCAGGCCAGCGCGATGGTCTCGGCGGGGCTTTACGACATTGTGCTGGCGCTCGGTGTCGAGAAGCTCACGCATCCGGATAAGCTGAAGAGCTTTGCCGCCTTTGCCGGGGCGATGGATGTCGACGAGCTGAATGAGATGATCGAGTCGCTGATGAAGGGCGCCGCGGAGGGCGGCGGGGGCGCGGGGCAGAATCGCTCGATGTTCATGGACGTGTACGCCATGGCCGCGCGCGCCCACATGGAGCGCTACGGCACCACCAAGCGGCAGTTCGCGGCGGTGGCGGCGAAGAATTCTTTTCACGGCAGCCTCAACCCCAACGCCCAGTTCCGTGAGGCGCTGACGATCGAGGAGGTGCTGAACGATCGGCTGATCGTCGAGCCGCTGACCCGCTCGATGTGTTCGCCGATCGGCGACGGCGCGGCGGCCGCGGTGGTGGTGAGCGAGCGCAAAGCCAAACAGCTCGGTATTAGCAAGCCGGTGCGGGTTAAGACGATGGTGATGCACTCGGGCTGGAATCACGCCGAGAACGAGCCCGACACGGTCGAACTCTGCGCCCGCGAAGCCTACGAAGAGGCGGGTGTCGCTCCCGGCGAGCTGAGCGTGATCGAAGTGCACGACGCCTCGGCGCCGGCCGAGATCATCGCTTACGAGCAGCTCGGGCTGTGTCCCAAAGGCGATGGTGGCAAGCTGGTGGAGTCGGGCGCCACCAAGCTGGGCGGGCGCCAGCCGGTCAATACCTCCGGCGGCTTGCTGCGCAAAGGCCATCCCGTTGGTGCAACCGGCCTCGCGCAGATCGTCGAGCTGACGCTGCAACTGCAAGGGCGCGCCGGCCAGCGCCAGGTCGACGGCGCCCGCATCGGCTTGGCCCAAAACGGCGGCGGCAAGAAGGGCAACGACGCCGCCGCCATGCTGGTGACGATTCTGCAAGCCTAG
- a CDS encoding Fic family protein: METSRALLESMVIRYETPQHWIAYDRLAVLPELTDAKAAMLALTQIPYQRSWADELQRVQLKREVAGTSRIEGAEFTDKELDAAMRETPEQLETRSQKQAAAAVATYRWIAGLPADRPVAAALICEVHRQLVTGCDDDHCPPGQLRGRDHNVIFGAPRHRGAEGGDECVSAFRNLVDAVRSTFRDHDPLIQALALHYHVAAMHPFLDGNGRTARALEALMLQRVGLRDTLFIAMSNFYYEHKVGYLNALNETRAAGHDLTPFLKFALRGIESQCRRLFSEIRLHVAKALYRNTVTDLFGRLRSPRKRVMSSRHVQLLNLLLDAEEITLADLVPRTRHFYTVKNPHKALIRDLNYLIGLQAMNAKRLEDRAGFLLSINLDWPTQITETEFFRRVRDMPKGKVYGFLSS; this comes from the coding sequence TTGGAAACGAGCCGTGCTTTACTGGAGTCCATGGTCATCCGGTACGAAACGCCGCAGCATTGGATCGCATACGATCGTCTGGCCGTTCTGCCTGAGCTGACGGATGCGAAAGCCGCGATGCTGGCACTTACCCAGATCCCGTATCAGCGGAGTTGGGCCGACGAACTTCAGCGCGTGCAGCTCAAACGCGAGGTGGCGGGCACGTCACGGATCGAAGGCGCCGAGTTCACCGACAAAGAACTGGACGCGGCGATGCGCGAGACCCCCGAACAACTCGAGACTCGCTCGCAGAAACAAGCGGCCGCCGCGGTGGCAACCTATCGCTGGATTGCGGGGTTGCCAGCGGACCGACCGGTGGCTGCGGCGCTCATCTGCGAGGTGCACCGCCAGCTCGTTACCGGCTGCGATGACGACCACTGCCCGCCGGGACAGCTCCGCGGTCGGGACCACAATGTGATCTTCGGAGCACCGCGCCATCGTGGCGCAGAGGGTGGGGACGAATGCGTCTCGGCCTTCCGGAACCTCGTTGACGCGGTCCGCTCGACGTTTCGCGACCACGATCCTCTCATTCAAGCGCTGGCACTTCATTACCATGTTGCCGCCATGCACCCATTCCTGGATGGAAACGGCCGCACCGCCCGTGCCCTAGAGGCGCTGATGTTGCAGCGCGTGGGGTTGCGCGACACGCTCTTCATCGCGATGTCCAACTTCTACTACGAGCACAAGGTCGGGTACCTCAACGCCTTGAACGAAACCAGGGCCGCGGGGCATGATTTGACCCCGTTTCTCAAGTTTGCGCTCAGAGGGATCGAGAGTCAGTGTCGTCGCCTCTTCTCCGAGATTCGCCTTCACGTGGCCAAGGCCCTGTATCGCAATACGGTCACTGATCTATTCGGCCGCCTGCGTTCGCCACGCAAGCGCGTCATGTCCTCTCGTCACGTGCAGCTGCTGAACCTGCTGCTCGACGCAGAGGAGATCACGCTTGCCGACCTCGTGCCGCGGACGCGACACTTCTACACCGTGAAGAACCCGCACAAGGCTCTGATCCGAGACCTCAACTACCTCATCGGGCTTCAAGCGATGAACGCGAAACGCCTGGAGGACAGAGCCGGATTTCTCCTCTCGATCAACCTCGATTGGCCGACGCAGATTACGGAAACGGAGTTCTTCCGCCGCGTGCGGGACATGCCGAAGGGCAAGGTGTACGGCTTCTTGTCCTCCTGA